DNA from Salinispora arenicola:
GCTCGACACGGCCACCCTCGACACGGTGGCGGCCACGTTGGAGAACCTTGCCGCCCGGGGGGACCGGATGGTGGGCGTGGTCACCCACGTACCGGCGCTCGCCGAGCGCATACCGGTCCGCTTCGAGGTCCGCAAGGACGCCCAGTCGGCCCGCGTCGAACGGACCGGCCGATGAACGCCGGCACCAGGCGGAGGCGGCCCGGGTGACCCGATTCTTCGTCGACGCGTGGGATCCGGCGTACGGGACATCGTTCGAGGCCGCCGGTGGCGGCCCGGCCACGCCCAGCAGCGCCCGGGTCGAGGCCGACCACGAGCTGCCCGCGGTCGACTGGCGGGCGATCGGGCCGCGGCCCGACGTTCACGCCCCGGCCGTGGTGCTCCTCGTGGACGGGGTACGCCGCAACGACGCCAGCCTGTGGCTCACCGAGCCCGACGGCGGGTCGTACCCGGGCCTGGCCGCCTCGTACGCGGCCGGAGTGGTCCGCTGCGACCTGGAGCGCGGTGCGGCGCAGCTGGCCGGCGCCCAGGTGCAACGGGGACTGTTCACCGCCAGCCCGTCCGCGGTGGACGTGCGGGCCGGCAACGTCCGCTACCCGGTGCACCGCGTCGGCGGCAGCGGCGAGCTGGCCAAACTGCCGGCGGCGGTGCAGGGGCCGCTGACCGCGCTGGAGGTGACGGTCTCCAGCGCCGCCCGCAGCGACGGGGACCTGCTGGTGGTGGACGGGCCGCTGCGCAACCGGCGGCTCCTGCCCCGCACCCTCGGCTACGTGAAGACCCAGCACAGCCAGTACCTGGACGCGCGACTGAGCGCGGTGGTCACCGGGCTCGCGGCCGGGCAGCGGTCGCCGGTGTTCAAGCTTGGCACCGCGTGGGGCGGCTGGTCGTGGTACCTGCGGTTGCCGGTGGCCGGGGGCGCCCCGTGGGCGGGCATCGTCCGGGTGGAGTGCTCCACTGAGCTGGACATCGCGGCGGCGGTCGAGTTGGCGGACCTGTCCGTGGCGACCCTGCCCCGCTTCGCGTCCACCCCGTACAAGGACCCCCGGGCACCGCAGAACCTGATCCCGATCGCCGGTTTGGAACGCCGCCTGCGACGGATGATCGGCGACTCCCGGCTGCTGCACCGCGCCCTGGTCGCCGCCGGCGGTACGGGCTGATGGGGCGCCGGCGCTCCGCCGACCGGGTGACCGTCGAGGTGGACACGGGGGTGGCCGAGTTGGTCCCCGATCCGGACCGGGCCGGCTCCTGGACGCTGCTGCTCGACGGCGCCCCACAGTCGCACGTGGACCTCGCCGACCCCACCCACCTGGAGTTCGAGTACGTGCGTCGGCTCGCCGCCGCGATCGACCTGCTCGCCCCGGCCGGCGCCCCGCTGCGCCTGCTGCACCTGGGCGGCGGCGCGCTGACCCTGCCCCGGTATGTCGCCACCACCCGTCCCGGCTCGACCCAACGGGTGTGCGAGGTGGACGGCGCACTGGTGGAGTTGGTACGCCGCGAGCTGCCCTGGCCACCCGATTCGCGACTGCGGGTACGCGTCGCCGATGCCCGGGAGGTGCTCGCCGGCCACCGAGCGGCCAGCGTCGACGTGGTGGTCGCCGACGTCTTCGCCGGCGCCCGCACCCCGGCCCACCTGACCTCGGTGGAGTTCGCGACCGAGGTGGCCCGCGTGCTCCGACCCACCGGGTGGTATCTGGCGAACGTCGCCGACGGTCCGCCGCTGCGGCACGCCCGGCGGCAGGTCGCCACCGTCCGGTCGGTGCTACCGAGGGCGGCGCTGGTCGGTGACGCGGCGGTGTTGCGTGGCCGCCGGTACGGCAATCTCGTGCTGCTCGCCGGCCGCACCGCCCCGCCGGTGCCCGAGCTGACCCGGCGGGTCTCCGGTGACTGGTTCCCGGGTCGGGTGCTCTCCGGCGAGGAGTTGCTCCGTTTCACCGGCGGCGCCCCGGTCGTCCACGACGCCGACGCCACGGACTCCGCACCACCCCCGCCGGGGATCTTCTCGGTCGGCCGTTGATCCGTCGACTGCCCGAGGCATGCCTGCCGACCACTATTGACTGACTCTCAAAGGACAATGGATAAGCACTTTTGCTAGCGTGATTCGTCATTCGCAAGCCAGCCCAGTCCGGGTAGACTATTGCCTTCACGAGGGCGGAATGCCGTAATAAGTCAAACGGAAGTGAACGTCTTCTGGGCCAAGCGGACGCTGCGGGTGCAAAAGTCCCAACCGCACCATCCCCAGAAGCCTCCGGTGCATAGCCGGCACGGCACCACGACGCAAAGCTGACGCCCGGATACGGCGGCGTACACTGCACCTGCCGGCGGCGTGGCGGCACACGAGTCAGCAGTTGCGCAATGCCCACAGGACGTCCGCACCACGTTCTGTGATCATGAATCACGGATCATGCCGAGGATCGCCGTCAATCAAACGCATGCCGCTCGGCATCTTCCCTTGTTCTGTACAGCTCACCCCACCCGATAATGTCAATTTCGTGACGACCAATCGGAGTACGAATTGCATCGAATTCGGCGTGCGGGATTGAAATGAAGACAAAGCAGGGAAACTCGTTCACTGGATCCAGTGAAACACCCTCATGTCGGGCTACCAAGATCACCGTATCGATATCGGAATTCCGATTAAAATCCTGCCCGATCACGGCTGGTGACAACTGGGCAACTACCGCAGTCTTGCCAGAGTCGAACGCTAGGGAGCGTTCGAACCGACATTCGCGAACGCGTTCGAATCGAACACTGTCTAGTGAACTCAGGTAGAGGGTGTCCTTGGTCACGTCAGAACTCCGGGTTGACGCCACTGACGCGGCGAAGTGAAATGGATCCATTTTCTAGCCAATTTGGAATAATGCATTCGGAGAGACCGCCCTTCATACCGTCGAGCGGCAAGGCGCTGCGCTGGGCGACTACTGCCGCAGGATCTTCCAGTATGCCTTCGATGACGAACCGGCCAGTGTTGTTTGCTCCACTCGCGCCTCCAGACGGAAGCCCCGCAGCATCACGGTAGTTCGTTACGCTTCGTGGGTCGACAGGGGACCAAGACGCCCCACCTGCCTTGGAATCACCGCCGTATACTCGATAGATTTTCTGCCCGATTGACGGGGCAACAGGGCGAGAGCCTGTGCCAGCGCTACTTCCGCTGCCGGCGGCGCCTGCGCCACTTCCGCCGCTGCCGGCGGCGCTGGATCGCATGCCTCGGACGGCCATTTGTCCGGCGGCCTTGACGCCCATTCCGGAGGTGGTGGCCGTTGCGGCGCCAAAGGCGGCTCCGCCGATGAGGGCGCCGCCTGCGCCGAGTGCTCCTCCGATGGCTCCGGCGAGGAGTGCTTCGCCGGCGAGTTGCCAGGCGGTTTCGTCGTCGGCGTCGAGGCCGTTGGTGACCAGGGAGGTGACGGCGCCGCCGACGAATCCTCCGGCGGCCGCACACCCGACGGCTCCCACGCCCCAACTCGCGGCCGTACAGGCTCCGCCGACGACAACGCCTGCGGCGATGCCGGCTGCTAACGACCTCGTGCGTGGTTGCGAGTCCTTGAGCATCGATGGTCGTTATTTCGATCATGGTTGGTGCTTCGATCATGATGAACCGTCGGATGACAGGCCTGTCCCGGGAAGCGATTGCGGGCCTGGTCGCTGAACTGACACCGCGGTGGCAGACTCGTCACCGGGATCGGCTCGCCGCGCGAGCACGTAGTCGCCGCATCGGCGCTGGCGCGAAGCATCGGTTCGGGTTCGCCGAGGCGCTTGTTGGCCACGCTGGTGCACTTGCGACATGGGTTGACCCATGACGTGGTGGCCGCGTGGTTCGGGGTACACCGCTCGACGATCACGCGCAGCGTCGCCGAGGTGCGGCCGCTGCTGGCCGAGCGTGACTGCCAGGTGAACGACGGCGTCCGGTTGCGCACCATCGCCGACGTGGTGGCATACCTGGGCCATCACCCCAGGGCGTTGATGGACGCGACCGAGGTGCGGGTCCGCCGACCGGTCGAGGGTCGGACCGGTAGGGACCGGTTCGTGTCCGGAAAATCCCGACCGAACACGATGAAAGCTCCGGTGCTCTGCGATCCGGCTGGTCGGCTGTTGTTCTGTGGCGAGACCCGTCCGGGCTCGATGCACGACCTCACCCAGGCCCGGACCGCCGGGCTCGTCGACCTTCTGCTCCAGGCGCCGCTCGGGGTTCAGGTCCTCGCCGACGCCGGCTACCAAGGACTGGGCGCCGACACCGCCGGCGCGGTGATCACCCCCAGACCCACACCGCGAAAAGGGCAGAAGTCGCTACCGCCGAGCGTCATCGCCGCACATCACGCGGCCCGCAAGCGACACTCCTCCCAGCGGATCCGCATCGAGCACGCCATCGGACACCTCAAGAACTGGCGGATCCTGGCCCGCTACCACGGCCGACGCGAACACTTCGACGCCACCATCCGCGCCATCACCAGCCTGCTGTCCGACCACCAGCACACCGATCGCACTGAGATCACCACCAGGCCACTCAAGACCCTCCCAACCACACCTCACCACCGATGAGATAACGAGGCCGTCCCCTGCCAACCACGCACGAGGTCGTTAGTCCGACCGCTCCGGCGTTACGGCACCAGAAGCTGGCCTGGCATTCACGTTGTTTGCGTGCTGCTTCGGCGCGTTGGTTGCTGGCCTGCCTGGCCGCTTCGCGTCGTTGTTGGCAGCTGGAGTTGCAGGCTGGTGGGACGTACTCTTCGACGATCCTCGTGATCTTTTTGCCGGTGTTGCTCCGGTAGGTGTAGGCGCGAGCGCCGCCGCCGTCGGCGTCCTCGAAGTAGTAGGGGCCGGTGGGGTCGGCGTTGTTGATGGGGTTGTTGCCGCCGTATTGGTAGCCGTTGTATTGGTCTGGGTCGCTGGCAACGAGGACGGGGTCGACGGAGATGAAGCGACCGAGGAGGTCGTCGTATTGTCGGGCGCCGATGTTGGTCAGGCTGGTGGGGTCGATGTCGCCGCTTGAAATCCACATAGGAGCTGGTCCAAGGACTGCGAACTGTCGACTGTGCACCCGACCCGGCCTGCACAAACACGCCGAACGGCAATCAACGAGGTCACTCCGCCACACAACTGTGACCTGCAACACACAGGATCCACATAGGCGAACCCAGAAAGGATCAAAACCCCCAAAGGATATGTCATTGGTATTTCAACTATAAATTGAGAATGATTGCATTTTCATCACAGCAAACGTCGAGAACACACGCCACTTTCTGCAAACCAACGTCATGAGTAGCTACCCGTCGCGGGGAAGTCGACCGGGCCACAAGTCGGCGTACCCGCTGGCGGCCGGTCGTGGTGCCGGGTGACAGCATGTCGGGATGCCCGGGACCGAACCCACCGCCCGCCGGTCGCTGCACCCGCCGGCCGGGTACCGGCTGGCCGCGTCGGTCCGGCCCCTCACCTTCAGCCCGTACGACCCCTGCGCCCGCATCGCCGCCGGCACGTTCTGGTGGGCCACCCGCACCCCGGCCGGACCGGCCACCCTCGCCCTGCGCCCCGACGCCGGCCACCTGGTCGCCGAGGGGTACGGCCCAGGGGCCGACTGGGTGGTGCGGCAGGCCGATGCGGTCGCGGGTCTCCGGGACGACCTGACCGGCTTCGCCGAACTGGCCTCCGCCCACCCGGTGGTGGCCGACCTGGCCGCCCGGCACCGGGGACTCCGGCTGCCCACCACCGGCCAGGTCTTCCCCCGGGTGTTCCGGGCCATCCTCGAACAGCGGGTGACCGGCAAGGAGGCCTACCGGGCGTACGCCGCCACGGTCCGCCACTTCCGGGCGGCGGCCCCCGGGCCGATGCAGCCGCTGCTGTTACCGCCGGAGCCGTCGGCGGTGGCCGCCACCCCGTACTGGGCCTTCCATCCCCTCGGGATCGAACAGCGCCGCGCCGACACGCTGCGCCGGGCCGCCGCGGTGGCCGACCGGCTGGAGCGGTGCGCCGACTCGGCCGAGGCCACCCGTCGGCTCACCGCGATTCCCGGGATCGGCCCGTGGACCGCGGCCGAGGTGGTCCGCGTCGCGTACGGCGACCCGGACGCGGTCAGCGTCGGCGACTACCACGTGCCGAATACGGTGGCCTGGGCCCTCGCCGGTGAGACACGCGGTGACGATGCCCGGATGCTGGCCCTCCTCGAACCGTTCCGTGGCCATCGGGGTCGGGTCTGCGTCCTGCTCGCGGCAGCCGGCATCGCGGCCCCGAAATTCGGCCCGCGGGCACCGATCCGCTCGTTCGCACACTTCTAGGCGGGCAGGTTTCGAGGCCCACCCGACTTCCGTCGGCCGCGCCGTCCGCCGTCGCGGCTTGCGCCGACGCGCCACCCAGCCGCCGCACCGGCTGCTACCTCGACTGCCACGAAGTGATCCCGCACCAGCCGAGGTTTCCAACACGCTGTGTAACGGATTACCACCGGATCGTTCCCCGCCGACCGCCTCGCCCCGCCGGTCACGGCGGTTGACTGTCGTCAAGGGACTCGCGCACCCAAGGGGTGAAAAGCTGTGGTTGGCTGGGCGTGTGACCGCTCGCCCATTGATCGCTCCCGCCACTCCGGCCGACGCCGGGGAAATCCTCACCGTCCAACGCGCCGCGTACCTGGCCGAAGCACAGCGTTACGCCGACCCGTTCCTGCCGCCGCTCACCGAGACCCTGGACGAGGTACGGACGGCGCTGTCCGGCCCGCAGACAGTACTCACCGCCCGGCTGCGCAACCGGCTGGTCGGATCGGTCCGGGTCCACGTCGACGGCGACACCGCCTACGTTGGTCGGCTGGCGGTCGCCCCCGACCAGCAGGGTCGGGGTATCGGAGGACGCCTGCTCCGCGCGGTCGAGACGGTGGCGGGCGCACGGGTGTGCCGGTTCACGTTGTGCACCGGAGCGGACAGCGCGGGGAGCCTACGGCTCTACCAGCGGTACGGCTACCGGTTGGTGGGCCACGACAGGGATCCGAACGGCGTGCCGCTGGTCCTGTTGGAGAAGACCGTACCGTCGCGCTGCTGATCCGGCGCCCAGCGCCGACAGCCGCCGGATCGGCCCGTTGGGCGCCCGGGGTGCGCGTCGCGTCAGCCGGCTTCGCGCAGGTCGGCAAGGTCGAGCGGGGTACGCCGGCGCAGCAGCCGGGCCAGTTCCCCGACCGAGCTGACCTCGCCGAGCACGTTCTTACCCCCGCCGAACCGCTCGGGGTAGCGGTGCACCAGCCGGTAGCAGTAGCGGCCCCGGATCAGCTCGACGCTGACCCGCCACCTACCGCAGCACCCGCAGGCCCACTCCGACACCCTGCGAAACTAGCTCTGACCTGCTGATCTGCGATTCTCCCAGCGGCGGCGACGGGGGACGACGAGGGACACGAGGCCCAGCCGCCAACGGTGATCCTGCTCACGACTGTTGGCGCCTTCTGGTTGACTGGTCGCCGTGAAGCTGCCGATCAGTCCGCCGGTCGAGCCAATGCTCGCCAAGAGCGTGGCACGGATTCCCACCGCCCCCGGGATGACATACGAGCCGAAGTGGGACGGCTTTCGGTGCATCGTGTTCCGCGACGGTGACGAGGTCGAGTTGGCCAGCCGGGGCGGCAAGTTGATGACGCGCTACTTCCCCGAGGTGGTCGAGCAGGCCCGCCGACAGTTGCCGGAGCGCTGCGCGGTCGACGGGGAGCTGATCGTGATCCGGCGCGACGGGCCCGGCGGGCAGCCCCGGCTTGACTTCGAGCTGCTGGCCCAGCGCATCCACCCGGCCGCCTCCCGGGTACGCCTGCTGGCCGAGACCACACCCGCGGACTTCGTGGCGTTCGATCTACTCGCCCTCGCCGACGAGTCCTTCCTCGACCGGCCGTACCCGGACCGACGGTCCCGGCTGGAGGCGGCGTTGGGCGGCGTCGCGCCACCGGTGCACGTCACGCAGGTCACCACCGACCCGGCCACCGCGCACCGCTGGTTCGACCGGTTCGAGGGTGCGGGGCTGGACGGCCTGATCGCCAAGCCGGCCGACCTGCCGTACGAGCCGGGCAAACGGCTGATGTTCAAGGTCAAGCACACGCGGACAGCCGATGTCGTGGTGGCGGGTTTCCGCTGGCACAAATCCGGCCCGGTGGTCGGGTCACTCCTGCTCGGCCTCTACGACGATGCCGGAGTCCTGCATCATGTAGGGGTGAGCGCGTCGTTCCCGATGGCACGCCGCAAGGAACTGTTGGACGAGTTGGAGCCATACCGGGGTGCCGGTGCCGACCATCCCTGGGCGCACGGCGACCATCAACGCGGCCAGCGCATTCCGGGTGGGGTCAGCCGGTGGACCGGCACGAAGAACCTGGAGTGGGAACCGCTGCGGCCGGAGTTGGTGGTCGAGGTGAGCTACGACGCGATGGAGGGTGACCGGTTCCGGCACACCGCCCAGTTCGTCCGTTGGCGCCCGGACCGCAAGCCCCGATCCTGCCGCTACGACCAGCTCGACCGCCCGGTCCGGTTTGATGTGGATCAGGTGCTCCGGGGCGATCCAGCAAGCGTCGGCCCCGCGTCCGGGCCGGAGTAGCCGGCCGTCCGATCACGAAAGGGTCCACCCCGTGATTCGCACTCGCGCCCGCCGTTTCGCCCCGATCGTGCTGCTGGCCGGCACCTTGCTCGCCGCCGGCTGCACGCTGCCGGCGCTCGCGCCCCGCACCGAGGCCGAGGGCCCGGCGGCTCCGGGCGCCGCGCCGACCTGGCGGGCATGTCCGGAGGTGGCCAAGGAGTTGGTCGGGTCCGCCGCGCCGAACATGCGCTACGAGTGCACCCGAATCCAGGTTCCCCGCAACTGGGACGGTGGCACCGGTGCCACCTCCGGCCCGGGCGTCGGGGAGACGTTCGACATCGCGCTGCTGCGCGCCCGTTCCACGAACCAGAAGGCCCGGATCGGCTCGCTGGTGATCAACCCGGGCGGGCCGGGCGGCTCTGGCATAGACACCGCTGTCTATCTCTCCTTCCCGGAGACGGTCGGCGGCCTGCCCGCCTCGGTCACGGAACGCTTCGACATCGTCGGCTTCGACCCGCGCGGGGTGGCCCGCTCGAGCCCGGTGGAGTGCATCTCCAGCGAGAACCTCGACGCCAGCTTCGGCTACGACCCGGATCCGGAGAGCCAGCAGGCGTTCGACGGCTTCGTCGCGTTGAATCAGCGGATCGGGCGCGGGTGCGGCGACCGGTACGGTGACCAGCTGTCGCTGTACGGCACCGAGCAGGCCGCCCACGACATGGACGCGATCCGGGCCGCGGTGGGCGACGAGAAGTTGACCTACCTGGGTTACTCGTACGGCACCCTGCTCGGCGCCACCTACGCCCAGCTCCACCCGCAGCGGGTGCGGGCGCTGGTGCTCGACGGGGCGGTCGACCCTCGACTGGATCTGGTCGCCAGCTCGGAGAACCAGGCCAAGGGCTTCGAGCGGGCCTTCGACAACTTCGCCCTGTGGTGTTCCACCAACGCCGACCGCTGCCCGATCGCTCCCGCCGCGCGCGATGCGGTCACCTCGGCCATCGACAAGGCGCGGGTCTCCCCCGCCCGGGGCGACGATGGCCGGGAGGCCACCCCGGGGTGGGTCTTCTACGCGGTGGTCTCCTCGCTCTACACCGAGGCGGGCTGGGAGCAGTTGGCCAGGGCGATCGGCGAGTTGGAGGGCGGCGACCCGACGGAGGTGTTCCGCCTCGCCGACGCGTACGCGGGTCGGGAGCCGGACGGCTCGTACTCGAACCTGTTCGACGCCAACCTCGCGGTGAACTGCGCCGACGAGGAGGAGAGGCCGAGCCGGGAGCAGATCCGGCAGCTCCAGTCGCAGTGGCGTGGGAAGTACCCGCTGTTCGGCCCGGCGCTCGCGGTCGGCATGCTCAGCTGCACCGAGTGGCCCGGCGGGCGGGACCCGTACCCGACCGGTCGGGCCGACGGGGCGCCGCCGATCCTGGTGGTCGGCACCACGGGAGACCCGGCGACACCCTACGAACAGACCCCGACGCTGGCCGGGATGCTGGGTGTGGGTCGAGTGCTCACCTGGGACGGTGAGGGGCACACCGCCTACCCGCAAACGGCCTGTATCACCGCGGCGGTCGACGCGTACCTGATCGACCTGACCGTGCCTCCGGACGGGACACGCTGCCCGCCCCAGTGACCTCGGTCGCGACTGATCGCATCGGTCCGGGCCGCTGTGCGATTCTCCCCGAATGAGCGACGTGATCTTCCGGGTGGCGGCCCGGGTCGACCTGCCCGCCGTACTCGACCTGCTCGCGGACGACGTGCTGGGTCGCTCCCGTGATGTCGGCATGGTCGACGCCCGCTACGAGCGGGCGTTCGCGGACATCACGGCCGACCCGCGCAATGACCTCGTCGTCGCCGAGGCCGGGGGCGAGGTGCTGGGCTGCATGCAGCTCACCTACATTCCCGGACTCGGCCGCCACGGCGCCGAACGGCTGCTCATCGAGTCCGTTCGGGTCCGTTCCGACGTGCGCGGGCAGGGGGTGGGGCGGCAGATGATGGTCTGGGCGGTCGATCAGGCACGGGCGCATGGGTGTGCGCTGGTCCAGCTGACGACCGACAAGTCTCGGCACGAGGCGCACCGCTTCTATCTGAGCCTCGGCTTCGTCGCCAGCCACGAGGGCATGAAGTTGGCGCTGTGACGGCTCAGCGGGGGCGGTCTCGGTCCTTGGACGGCTGCACCCGCTTCGGCTCGCCGGGCATCTTGGGGTGTTCCGGCGGGTAGGGCAGGTCACCCTGCCCGTTGGCGGCGTCCCGTTCGGCCCATTCCAGCAGGGGCGTGATGTCCCACGCGGCGTCATCGATGTCGGCGTGCGGGTCGCCGCGCTCGGCCAGCCGCGCCGGCACGCTGCGCAGGTCGAAGTCATCCGGGTCGACGTCGGCCAGTTCGTCCCAGGCGAGCGGGGTGGAGACGGTGGCGCGGGCGTTGGCCCGCAGCGAGTACGCACACGCGATCGTCCGGTCCCGGGCCATCTGGTTGTAGTCGACGAAAACCCGGGCGCCGCGCTCCTCCTTCCACCACGCGGTGGTGACCAGCTCGGGCCGGCGCCGCTCCAACTCCCGGGCCAAGGCGATGGTCGCCCGCCGGACCTCGACGAACGTCCAGTGCGGCCGGATGCGCAGATAGACGTGGACGCCCCGGCCACCGGAGGTTTTCGGCCAACCGGGGGCGCCCAGCTCGGTCAGGATCCCGTGCAGCTCGGAGGCGGCTCGCGCCGCGTCGGCGAAGTCGGTGCCAGGCTGCGGATCAAGGTCGATCCGCAGCTCGTCGGGGCGGTCCGGGTCGGCGGCGCGGACCGGCCACGGGTGAAACACCACGGTGCCCATCTGGGCCGCCCACGCCACGTGGGCCAGATCGGCCGGGCACAGCTCGGCCGCCGTCCGGCCACTGGGGAAGCTGATCTTCGCCGTGTGCACCCAGGACGGCATCCCCCGCGCGGGCACCCGCTTCTGGAAGAACGCCTCCCCCTCGATTCCCTCGGGGAAGCGTTGCAGGGTGGTCGGCCGCTGGCCGAGGGCGCGCATGATGCCGGGACCGACGGCAAGGTAGTAGTGGAACACGTCGGCCTTGGTGAACCCCCGTTGAGGGAACATCACCCGGTCGGGGCTGCTGAGCCGGACGTGACGCCCGGCGACCTCGATCTCCTCAGCTACGGCCTTCGCGCCACCCATTGCGCGACCATATGCGATGACCCCGACATCCGGGGTAGCGTTGGCAGGTGAGTCTCGACGACAGTGAACTGCCCCGTACCGAGGACGAGTGGCGGGTCCGGCTCAGCGCCGAGGAGTTCCGGGTGCTGCGGGGCCACGGCACCGAGGCCCCGTGGACCGGTGAGTACGTGGACACCAAGACTCCGGGGGTGTACCACTGTCGCGCCTGCGGGCTGGAGCTGTTCCCCAGCGACACGAAGTTCGACTCGCACTGCGGCTGGCCGAGCTTCGACGACGCCATTCCCGGACGGGTCCGGGAGGTCGAGGACCGCAGTCTGGGCATGGTCCGGACGGAGATCCGCTGCGCCCGCTGCGACAGCCACCTGGGCCACGTCTTCAAGGGCGAGGGCTTCACCCCGAAGGACACTCGGCACTGCGTGAACTCGGTCGCCATCCGGCTGGAGCCAGACGTCACCTGACGGCTCCGGCCGCCAGCAGCTCCGCCTGGGCGGTCCGGGAGCGGGCGACCCGGTCGGCGAGGGCGCGGACGGGTGCGCTGCCGCCGACGGCCCGGTGCGCCCGGGCGAGGTCCGCCGCGGCGCGCTGGTGCTCGACCAGCACCGTCCGGAGGACCCGATCGACGTCGGCAGGGGCCGCCTCGCGCAGCCGGGCCAGGTCGGCGGCGTCGGCGTGTCCGTGGTGGTCGTGCCCACCGCTCGTCGGCCGCCCGGCGGCCCGCAGCCAGGTACGGGCCGTCCGCAGCTCGTCGGCCTCGGTCGCCGCGACCGCGGCGGCCAGGGTCCGGAGTTCGGGGTCGACCAGGCGTCCCTCGCTCAGGTGCACGATCTCCAGCGTCCGCTGGTTGTGCGCGACCAGCGCGGTGAGGAACGGCACGTCGACGCCGAGCAGGACGGTGGGGGCGGCCCCGGGAGGCCCGGACGACGCCGTGCGGACGGCACCGGGAGGCCCGGACGACGCCGTGTGGGCCACGCCGGCGCCCGGACCGCCGGTCGGTCCTCCGGAGCAGGCGCCGGCCAGCAGCGACGCGACCAGCAGGGCGCCGAGCCGCCGGACCGGGCGTTCGCCAGGCCTGCGGGTCGGGTGCGGCACGCTCCGGGTGCGAACCGCACCCGGATCGGTCAGACCTGTGTCCACAGTGCCGGGGTGTGGGGCGGTTCCCAGCCGGGAAGCGCGGTGTGTGCCTGCCGACAGCGGTACGTCGCGCCGCCGTAGGTCACCTGGTCGCCGACCTGGTAGCTGCGACCCGCCGCCCAGCTGCCACCCGGGGAGGGCGGCGGCGTGGTCGGTGTGCCGGTCGGGCTCGGGCTCGGGCTGGTCGACGGGGTCGGCGTGGGGCCGGGACCGGCACCTACCTGAAGGTCCACGCAGGAGTAGAAGGCGTTGGCGGTGTCGGCGATGTTCCACACCGCGAAGATTTTCTGCCGACCGGAGTGGCCGCCGAGGTCGACGGTGTGCGTCACGGTGGAACCCGGCTGCTGGCCGCCACCGTCGAATACCGCGATTCGGGTGTCGCCGATGAAGTACTCCCAGTCGCGGGTGGCGTGTCGGGCGGTGTTGGTCCAGGTGAACGTGACGGTGCCACCGACGCTGGTGGCCGGCCATCCCCAGTTGTCGTCGTTCAGGACGGCGAAGCGGGCGTTTCCCCCGTGGCAGCTGCGTAGCCCCTTCGGGCCCTCGACGCTCTGCGGTTCCCAGGTGATCTGGCCGCAGTCGGGTACCCGGTGTTGGGCGCAGAGCGCCTGACGGCTGGGTGGACCGGACACGTACCCGTGTGCCTGGGCCGGCCCGGCGACAGCCAGCGCGGAACCGACGGCGCCCGCCATGACCAGCGGGAGGGTGATTCTTCGACGCATGGCGGCATCTCCTCCACGGATGAGGTTGTGACGATGCCACCACGATAAATTAAACATTGTTAACAGTAAATCCTGTTAACAATTACTGCCAACCAGTACTAATCGCCGACACGCCGGGGCGACGCGCGACGACCCCACCCAGTTCACCGATTCCGGTTGCCGACCCGTAGTCGATGTTCAACGCTTGCCTTAGACATCCATATTTGGGGGGTTTTGTCATGGCAACCTGCGAGGTCTGCGGAAACGACTACTGGATGACGTTCGAGGTCCGCACGGTCAGCGGTGACGTGCACACCTTCGACAGCTTCGAGTGTGCCGCGCACAAACTGGCTCCGGTCTGCGAACACTGCCAGGTCAAGATCGTGGGCCACGGAGTCGAGGTCTCCGGCCGCTTCTACTGCTGCGCC
Protein-coding regions in this window:
- a CDS encoding DUF305 domain-containing protein, which produces MDTGLTDPGAVRTRSVPHPTRRPGERPVRRLGALLVASLLAGACSGGPTGGPGAGVAHTASSGPPGAVRTASSGPPGAAPTVLLGVDVPFLTALVAHNQRTLEIVHLSEGRLVDPELRTLAAAVAATEADELRTARTWLRAAGRPTSGGHDHHGHADAADLARLREAAPADVDRVLRTVLVEHQRAAADLARAHRAVGGSAPVRALADRVARSRTAQAELLAAGAVR
- a CDS encoding lytic polysaccharide monooxygenase, which produces MRRRITLPLVMAGAVGSALAVAGPAQAHGYVSGPPSRQALCAQHRVPDCGQITWEPQSVEGPKGLRSCHGGNARFAVLNDDNWGWPATSVGGTVTFTWTNTARHATRDWEYFIGDTRIAVFDGGGQQPGSTVTHTVDLGGHSGRQKIFAVWNIADTANAFYSCVDLQVGAGPGPTPTPSTSPSPSPTGTPTTPPPSPGGSWAAGRSYQVGDQVTYGGATYRCRQAHTALPGWEPPHTPALWTQV
- the msrB gene encoding peptide-methionine (R)-S-oxide reductase MsrB translates to MSLDDSELPRTEDEWRVRLSAEEFRVLRGHGTEAPWTGEYVDTKTPGVYHCRACGLELFPSDTKFDSHCGWPSFDDAIPGRVREVEDRSLGMVRTEIRCARCDSHLGHVFKGEGFTPKDTRHCVNSVAIRLEPDVT
- a CDS encoding GNAT family N-acetyltransferase, with amino-acid sequence MSDVIFRVAARVDLPAVLDLLADDVLGRSRDVGMVDARYERAFADITADPRNDLVVAEAGGEVLGCMQLTYIPGLGRHGAERLLIESVRVRSDVRGQGVGRQMMVWAVDQARAHGCALVQLTTDKSRHEAHRFYLSLGFVASHEGMKLAL
- the ligD gene encoding non-homologous end-joining DNA ligase, which codes for MGGAKAVAEEIEVAGRHVRLSSPDRVMFPQRGFTKADVFHYYLAVGPGIMRALGQRPTTLQRFPEGIEGEAFFQKRVPARGMPSWVHTAKISFPSGRTAAELCPADLAHVAWAAQMGTVVFHPWPVRAADPDRPDELRIDLDPQPGTDFADAARAASELHGILTELGAPGWPKTSGGRGVHVYLRIRPHWTFVEVRRATIALARELERRRPELVTTAWWKEERGARVFVDYNQMARDRTIACAYSLRANARATVSTPLAWDELADVDPDDFDLRSVPARLAERGDPHADIDDAAWDITPLLEWAERDAANGQGDLPYPPEHPKMPGEPKRVQPSKDRDRPR